Proteins found in one Triticum aestivum cultivar Chinese Spring chromosome 4D, IWGSC CS RefSeq v2.1, whole genome shotgun sequence genomic segment:
- the LOC123099177 gene encoding protein FAR1-RELATED SEQUENCE 6 isoform X1 yields the protein MEAPIEADGKSSEPPGNGSLPKIAEKSQDSGGNPGTELPPLHQGKEVILVDDNDSGQEDGGGAKVDENAPRTGLRFKTYDDALKYYKQYAADSGFSAVTLKSSYLKSGVCRRLVLGCSRSGRGRANACYLSRETAKINCPARISLKLRQDRWLHIDDAKLDHNHPLNQSSDSPMSCYKKLTDAKSVENGSRLKGRRNVPIADKEQGNFTEIGRLKFGEGDDEQIQKFFGSMQNKNPNFFYLVDLDKQGRLRNLFWSDARSQAAHEYFGHDVVYFDTSYLTEKYDLPLVFFTGMNNHGQPVLFGTGLLSDLSAESYTWLFRAFLACMKGCYPDAIITEHYNAILDAVREVFSQVKHRLCLYRIMRDVAENLKAHAEFKTIKRALKKVTYGSLKPPEFEADWKKVIEEHGLAGNECLSSLHEHRQLWAPAYLKDKFWAGMSVSQRGESVASYYDGFVYPKTSLKQFFSKYEMILENKYKKELQADEESSHRTPLTVTKFYMEEQLAKAYTINMFRKFQEELKATMYCDGMPSKVDGPFVTFEVKECSYMEDGKETESRTYEVYFCKEGLIVECECGFFQFTGILCRHALSVFKLHDMFEIPSRYVLDRWKRDYKKLHALAHYPNEMLLGDTVERHDYLSTQCRQVLNLGFISESRYLVALKLLREAERALLDDGQPARDRQPRLLSFEADAPENGQGLFSSQFPEGEKNSLSTNAKHPGRPAKKVAETNPDAVLRSNKEQQDFLRSSFVPTETNMIQGTSSGSHLESPDMGVPGSIHLMEGISPNLTFGPHFGMDVSHQHQLPNQPRMMPNNFMQVQADPHVFGNQWAYNPTMQDNPMLRTPTRRSG from the exons ATGGAGGCGCCAATCGAGGCCGACGGGAAGAGCTCAGAGCCACCGGGGAATGGCTCGCTGCCGAAGATCGCCGAGAAATCCCAG GATTCGGGGGGTAATCCAGGGACGGAACTGCCGCCGTTGCATCAGGGCAAGGAGGTCATCCTCGTCGACGACAATGACAGTGGCCAGGAAGACGGTGGGGGTGCCAAGGTAGACGAGAACGCGCCCCGCACCGGGTTGCGGTTCAAGACCTACGACGACGCGCTCAAGTACTACAAGCAGTATGCGGCGGATTCCGGCTTCTCGGCGGTCACTCTCAAGTCGTCGTACCTGAAGTCGGGGGTGTGCCGGAGGCTGGTGCTCGGGTGCAGTCGGTCAGGGAGAGGGCGAGCAAATGCGTGCTATCTGTCCAGAGAAACGGCAAAGATTAACTGCCCGGCTAGGATCTCGTTGAAGTTGAGGCAGGACAGGTGGCTTCACATTGACGACGCCAAGCTCGACCACAACCATCCGCTCAACCAGTCCTCAGACTCGCCCATGAGCTGTTACAAGAAACTGACGGATGCCAAGAGCGTGGAAAATGGTTCACGGCTGAAAGGGCGAAGGAATGTTCCGATAGCTGACAAAGAGCAGGGGAACTTTACCGAGATAGGAAGGCTCAAGTTCGGGGAAGGAGATGATGAGCAGATCCAGAAGTTTTTTGGGAGCATGCAGAATAAGAATCCAAATTTCTTCTACCTGGTGGATTTGGACAAACAGGGGCGTCTAAGGAACTTGTTTTGGAGCGATGCTAGGTCACAGGCAGCACATGAATACTTTGGTCATGATGTTGTTTACTTTGACACTTCATACTTGACTGAGAAATATGATCTGCCACTTGTTTTCTTCACTGGGATGAATAATCATGGCCAGCCTGTTTTGTTTGGTACTGGCTTGCTTTCAGATCTAAGCGCTGAGAGCTATACCTGGCTATTCAGAGCATTTTTGGCATGTATGAAGGGTTGTTACCCAGACGCAATCATCACCGAGCACTACAACGCTATTCTGGATGCGGTTAGAGAAGTATTTTCCCAAGTTAAGCACCGCCTTTGTCTGTATCGCATTATGAGAGACGTGGCAGAGAACTTGAAAGCACACGCGGAATTCAAAACAATTAAGAGAGCACTGAAGAAAGTAACATATGGGTCTTTGAAGCCCCCAGAGTTCGAGGCTGATTGGAAGAAGGTTATTGAGGAACATGGACTTGCAGGAAATGAATGCCTCAGTTCCCTACATGAGCATCGGCAATTATGGGCACCTGCTTATCTTAAAGACAAATTCTGGGCAGGTATGTCTGTTTCACAGCGTGGGGAGTCTGTTGCTTCATACTATGATGGATTTGTGTACCCAAAAACTTCTTTGAAGCAATTTTTCAGCAAATATGAGATGATATTGGAGAACAAATACAAGAAAGAGTTGCAAGCAGATGAAGAATCTTCCCATAGGACTCCATTGACTGTAACAAAGTTCTACATGGAAGAGCAACTGGCCAAGGCCTACACAATCAATATGTTCAGGAAATTTCAGGAAGAGTTGAAAGCAACAATGTATTGTGATGGTATGCCAAGTAAAGTTGATGGCCCATTTGTTACTTTTGAAGTGAAAGAATGCTCATACATGGAAGATGGAAAGGAGACGGAGAGCAGGACTTATGAAGTTTATTTTTGTAAAGAAGGGCTCATTGTTGAGTGTGAATGTGGTTTCTTTCAGTTCACTGGCATACTATGCAGACATGCATTGTCTGTGTTTAAGTTGCATGACATGTTTGAGATCCCGTCAAGATACGTCCTTGATCGCTGGAAAAGAGACTATAAGAAACTGCATGCTTTGGCACATTATCCTAATGAGATGCTCCTTGGTGACACAGTGGAGCGCCATGATTATTTGTCTACACAGTGCCGTCAGGTTCTCAATTTAGGCTTTATATCTGAGAGTAGGTACCTTGTTGCTCTGAAGTTACTGAGAGAAGCAGAAAGGGCTCTTCTGGATGATGGTCAACCTGCTAGAGACAGGCAGCCGAGGCTTCTCTCATTCGAAGCTGATGCACCTGAAAATGGCCAAGGCCTTTTTAGTTCTCAATTTCCAGAGGGTGAGAAGAATTCCCTGTCCACAAATGCAAAGCATCCTGGTCGGCCAGCAAAGAAAGTGGCAGAAACTAATCCGGATGCCGTATTACGGTCAAATAAAGAACAG CAGGATTTTCTACGGTCATCATTTGTGCCAACTGAAACTAATATGATTCAAGGGACATCGTCAGGTTCCCATCTTGAAAGTCCTGACATGGGAGTGCCAGGAAGCATTCATCTAATG GAAGGAATATCTCCAAACCTGACATTTGGACCTCATTTTGGAATGGATGTTAGTCACCAACATCAACTGCCTAATCAACCAAGGATGATGCCGAACAACTTTATGCAG GTACAAGCAGATCCCCATGTTTTCGGAAATCAGTGGGCTTACAACCCAACGATGCAG GATAATCCAATGCTAAGAACTCCTACGCGAAGATCAGGGTAG
- the LOC123099177 gene encoding protein FAR1-RELATED SEQUENCE 6 isoform X2, translating into MYLTQKENIFKVGKYLIFFSSPPLGLPRACCRRAVPERRRRRRRPQPPAPGRLRLPASRARRRSRPPSPGHRVPLPPPPRRPQSGARDPPPVPMEAPIEADGKSSEPPGNGSLPKIAEKSQDSGGNPGTELPPLHQGKEVILVDDNDSGQEDGGGAKVDENAPRTGLRFKTYDDALKYYKQYAADSGFSAVTLKSSYLKSGVCRRLVLGCSRSGRGRANACYLSRETAKINCPARISLKLRQDRWLHIDDAKLDHNHPLNQSSDSPMSCYKKLTDAKSVENGSRLKGRRNVPIADKEQGNFTEIGRLKFGEGDDEQIQKFFGSMQNKNPNFFYLVDLDKQGRLRNLFWSDARSQAAHEYFGHDVVYFDTSYLTEKYDLPLVFFTGMNNHGQPVLFGTGLLSDLSAESYTWLFRAFLACMKGCYPDAIITEHYNAILDAVREVFSQVKHRLCLYRIMRDVAENLKAHAEFKTIKRALKKVTYGSLKPPEFEADWKKVIEEHGLAGNECLSSLHEHRQLWAPAYLKDKFWAGMSVSQRGESVASYYDGFVYPKTSLKQFFSKYEMILENKYKKELQADEESSHRTPLTVTKFYMEEQLAKAYTINMFRKFQEELKATMYCDGMPSKVDGPFVTFEVKECSYMEDGKETESRTYEVYFCKEGLIVECECGFFQFTGILCRHALSVFKLHDMFEIPSRYVLDRWKRDYKKLHALAHYPNEMLLGDTVERHDYLSTQCRQVLNLGFISESRYLVALKLLREAERALLDDGQPARDRQPRLLSFEADAPENGQGLFSSQFPEGEKNSLSTNAKHPGRPAKKVAETNPDAVLRSNKEQDFLRSSFVPTETNMIQGTSSGSHLESPDMGVPGSIHLMEGISPNLTFGPHFGMDVSHQHQLPNQPRMMPNNFMQVQADPHVFGNQWAYNPTMQDNPMLRTPTRRSG; encoded by the exons ATGTATTTAACTCAAAAAGAAAACATATTCAAAGTGGGCAAatatctgatttttttttcttctccccctcttggTCTACCACGCGCCTGCTGCCGTCGTGCGGTacctgagcgccgccgccgccgccggcgcccccaACCCCCCGCCCCGGGACGCCTCCGCCTTCCCGCCTCCCGCGCGCGTCGCCGCTCCCGTCCTCCCTCGCCGGGACACCGCgttcctctgccgccgccgccacggcgccCGCAGTCCGGGGCTCGAG ATCCGCCGCCGGTGCCGATGGAGGCGCCAATCGAGGCCGACGGGAAGAGCTCAGAGCCACCGGGGAATGGCTCGCTGCCGAAGATCGCCGAGAAATCCCAG GATTCGGGGGGTAATCCAGGGACGGAACTGCCGCCGTTGCATCAGGGCAAGGAGGTCATCCTCGTCGACGACAATGACAGTGGCCAGGAAGACGGTGGGGGTGCCAAGGTAGACGAGAACGCGCCCCGCACCGGGTTGCGGTTCAAGACCTACGACGACGCGCTCAAGTACTACAAGCAGTATGCGGCGGATTCCGGCTTCTCGGCGGTCACTCTCAAGTCGTCGTACCTGAAGTCGGGGGTGTGCCGGAGGCTGGTGCTCGGGTGCAGTCGGTCAGGGAGAGGGCGAGCAAATGCGTGCTATCTGTCCAGAGAAACGGCAAAGATTAACTGCCCGGCTAGGATCTCGTTGAAGTTGAGGCAGGACAGGTGGCTTCACATTGACGACGCCAAGCTCGACCACAACCATCCGCTCAACCAGTCCTCAGACTCGCCCATGAGCTGTTACAAGAAACTGACGGATGCCAAGAGCGTGGAAAATGGTTCACGGCTGAAAGGGCGAAGGAATGTTCCGATAGCTGACAAAGAGCAGGGGAACTTTACCGAGATAGGAAGGCTCAAGTTCGGGGAAGGAGATGATGAGCAGATCCAGAAGTTTTTTGGGAGCATGCAGAATAAGAATCCAAATTTCTTCTACCTGGTGGATTTGGACAAACAGGGGCGTCTAAGGAACTTGTTTTGGAGCGATGCTAGGTCACAGGCAGCACATGAATACTTTGGTCATGATGTTGTTTACTTTGACACTTCATACTTGACTGAGAAATATGATCTGCCACTTGTTTTCTTCACTGGGATGAATAATCATGGCCAGCCTGTTTTGTTTGGTACTGGCTTGCTTTCAGATCTAAGCGCTGAGAGCTATACCTGGCTATTCAGAGCATTTTTGGCATGTATGAAGGGTTGTTACCCAGACGCAATCATCACCGAGCACTACAACGCTATTCTGGATGCGGTTAGAGAAGTATTTTCCCAAGTTAAGCACCGCCTTTGTCTGTATCGCATTATGAGAGACGTGGCAGAGAACTTGAAAGCACACGCGGAATTCAAAACAATTAAGAGAGCACTGAAGAAAGTAACATATGGGTCTTTGAAGCCCCCAGAGTTCGAGGCTGATTGGAAGAAGGTTATTGAGGAACATGGACTTGCAGGAAATGAATGCCTCAGTTCCCTACATGAGCATCGGCAATTATGGGCACCTGCTTATCTTAAAGACAAATTCTGGGCAGGTATGTCTGTTTCACAGCGTGGGGAGTCTGTTGCTTCATACTATGATGGATTTGTGTACCCAAAAACTTCTTTGAAGCAATTTTTCAGCAAATATGAGATGATATTGGAGAACAAATACAAGAAAGAGTTGCAAGCAGATGAAGAATCTTCCCATAGGACTCCATTGACTGTAACAAAGTTCTACATGGAAGAGCAACTGGCCAAGGCCTACACAATCAATATGTTCAGGAAATTTCAGGAAGAGTTGAAAGCAACAATGTATTGTGATGGTATGCCAAGTAAAGTTGATGGCCCATTTGTTACTTTTGAAGTGAAAGAATGCTCATACATGGAAGATGGAAAGGAGACGGAGAGCAGGACTTATGAAGTTTATTTTTGTAAAGAAGGGCTCATTGTTGAGTGTGAATGTGGTTTCTTTCAGTTCACTGGCATACTATGCAGACATGCATTGTCTGTGTTTAAGTTGCATGACATGTTTGAGATCCCGTCAAGATACGTCCTTGATCGCTGGAAAAGAGACTATAAGAAACTGCATGCTTTGGCACATTATCCTAATGAGATGCTCCTTGGTGACACAGTGGAGCGCCATGATTATTTGTCTACACAGTGCCGTCAGGTTCTCAATTTAGGCTTTATATCTGAGAGTAGGTACCTTGTTGCTCTGAAGTTACTGAGAGAAGCAGAAAGGGCTCTTCTGGATGATGGTCAACCTGCTAGAGACAGGCAGCCGAGGCTTCTCTCATTCGAAGCTGATGCACCTGAAAATGGCCAAGGCCTTTTTAGTTCTCAATTTCCAGAGGGTGAGAAGAATTCCCTGTCCACAAATGCAAAGCATCCTGGTCGGCCAGCAAAGAAAGTGGCAGAAACTAATCCGGATGCCGTATTACGGTCAAATAAAGAACAG GATTTTCTACGGTCATCATTTGTGCCAACTGAAACTAATATGATTCAAGGGACATCGTCAGGTTCCCATCTTGAAAGTCCTGACATGGGAGTGCCAGGAAGCATTCATCTAATG GAAGGAATATCTCCAAACCTGACATTTGGACCTCATTTTGGAATGGATGTTAGTCACCAACATCAACTGCCTAATCAACCAAGGATGATGCCGAACAACTTTATGCAG GTACAAGCAGATCCCCATGTTTTCGGAAATCAGTGGGCTTACAACCCAACGATGCAG GATAATCCAATGCTAAGAACTCCTACGCGAAGATCAGGGTAG